A genomic segment from Drosophila miranda strain MSH22 chromosome 3, D.miranda_PacBio2.1, whole genome shotgun sequence encodes:
- the LOC117188386 gene encoding 39S ribosomal protein L34, mitochondrial has translation MLQGLIQRTCLVAFNTAQTILVRQKHAFDRAVLKPKVRCHFPKPREVKRINVHGWDTRMSTPEGRRVLMRRILKGRHNISH, from the exons ATGCTGCAGGGATTGATTCAGAG AACCTGCCTGGTGGCATTCAACACGGCACAAACCATCCTAGTGCGCCAGAAGCATGCCTTCGACCGGGCCGTGCTCAAGCCGAAGGTCCGCTGCCACTTCCCCAAGCCCCGCGAGGTGAAACGCATCAACGTCCACGGCTGGGACACTCGCATGTCCACCCCAGAGGGACGTCGTGTACTGATGCGCAGGATACTGAAGGGCAGACACAATATCTCGCATTAG